The region TTCAGCGCCCCTTTTTGTTTTTCGCAAGCAGATCATTTCAATACGATGATCGGTTGTACCTGTTTTGTCGATGGTGTCTGCAGGGCGATGAAATAAGTGCCCGCGCTCAGGTCATTCAGATCCAGTCTGATGTCATGCACGCCCGCTTGTCGCTGCCCGGCATCGATCATTCTGACCAGCTGACCGGCCGTGTTGTATAGTTTTAGGGTAGCCAGACCCGGCTGCGCCAGCGTGAACCTGACCGTCGAACTTGTATTAGTCGGATTCGGGAATATTCGAAATCCGTTATTCATGCTGTTACTAGCCGTTCGCTCTTCAATATCAAATATCCGCCAGGAATGGTCATAGACATGCTGTGCCCAGTAGTCGGCAAGGACCAGGGCGGTATCGGGCGTGCCGTAAATATCGTGCCAGTTCGCGAGCACAATGGCAAATACCATGGTGACCGACTCGTCAGTTTCCAGATCGAACGGGCCGCTTGACATCAGGAATCGTTGGTCATCTGGAGCAAACGGCATTGTGTCATAAGGCTCATAGGCGCCGTTCTGGTAGTTATAACCGGCCAGTGTCAGATAACGCTGCGGATCGGTATTCGGCTCAAAGCTTAACGTGAAACGTTTGTAAGCTGTCATGCCTTGTTGGGGATTTTCCGAGGGATCGCGCCAGTCCGGCGTATTGTCCAGGTCCACGTCCCACATATAAGGGGGAAGGTTGACGACATAATAAGCGCTGTCCTGTTCATACTGATCAAGGATGCCGTCGCTATCCTTATCCTGGCCCGGCACCAGGTCAAACGGGGTCTGGAGCAGGTCAAAGCCGATCACCCCCGGAAATTCAGACCAGCCAGATTCTGGTTCTTCCTGCCATTGGTAGCCAAGGTTATCCGCGATGTACCACAAGCCATCAATGAAATAGTGCTTTTCGATAATTCCTGATATCCTGTCATTCGCAGCGCTGCCTGATTCATTACCGATATCACAGTCAGTGACAACACCGAAGTAACAATCATGGAGGTTATGACCTGAAACATTTTTGAACTCATATGTCATGAATGCGATATCCTCGATCGCTGGCAGATTCCAGACATAAACCGTCTGGTATACCTCAATGCCGATGGGCCTGGTATCACCGGGCACGTGCCATGTGGAATCGCAATCGTTGAAACAACACCAGGAATCCTGGTGTGAAAGCGCGGTTTGGGGCGCCATTGAGAACACACCTTGCGGAGGCGGCCAGGGAGATGGGTACATAAAAATAATGGCATTTGTGTCGTTTGTCGGCATGCCTTCCAGACCTGGTCCGAGTTCACATTCACCGCCATGCGGTGAATAACCAACCGTGACAAGCGTATCGCCACTTGCAGAATCAACCGTGCCATACCAGAATCCAGCGCCAAAGATATAATTGTGGCCGCTGCCTTTTGGCCACCATAAGCCCGATCCGCCGCCCTGAGTCTGGCCGAACTTGCCGAAGTTGGAGATGGACAATTCAACCTGGTTGATATTGTGGACCTTTATCTGGAATGGTCGTCCAGGAGATGTTGGAAACCTCGTGCTTGCGAGCATTAGAAAAGCTATGATTGTGCTGATCCCTATGATCACATATTTCTTCATATTTCCTCCTTTGATAATATAAGACCGTTTTAAAGGTTTGTCAAGGTGCGTAAATATCGGCATGCTCTCGCCTCCTTACCTTATCACCACGAATTTGCCGACCTGTTCACCGACATCGGATTGGACGTGGAAGACATAGATACCGCTCGCCACGAGCTGGCGGTTCTCGCTCAGAAGGTCCCACCACTCGTCGCCGCCGTTGAAGTTGGATAGCTCGGAACCACTGCTCGAGGTCGTATTGTTGATATGCGTGAGCGTCTTGACCAGTTCCCCGTTGAGATTGAAGATCCGGACCGTACAGGTAGACGGCAGGTTGATGAAGCGCAGCCGGAAGGACTGCTGCCACTCATTGGTAATGATGTACGGGTTCGGCACCACCTTCACGTTGAGGGTCAGGACCGAATCCAGCTGCACCTTCGCCGGCGTGGACGTGATCTTCACCCGCCCGTTGATCGGCGCCGGTAGATAGGCCGGATCCGCGCTCACAGTCCACAAATCACCGTCATCGGGCCGCGGATCGCCAATCTTCAGGTCCGGACCACCTTTTAATAGTACAATACCGCTGCAAATATAAATATACCGCGTGCCGGTCGGCAAGCCACCCGGCGGGTCATAGACCAAGGTATCCAGGTTATTAGTCGCCGCCCAACTGCTCTGAAAACACCAACCGTCGGCCAGCGTATCGGTAATGCCCGCTTTGAACGGGATCGTATCACCAGTCATCAGATCGACCACGACAACGCTGTTCACCGAATCGCTGCCGTGCGCCTTGATCCAGGTCACCTCGAAATCGTTGCCCCGGTACGCCCAGTTCGTCGCGATCGCCCGGGGCGCCACCAGCGATTCCGGATAAGTGCCGGTCATGATCACCGTGTCAAAGATCGACACGTTGGACGGGATGTCATACCGCTTGAAGATCGGCGATACGCTCAAACCCTGAAATTCCTTGAACTCGTACGGCGCCACGGTGATCGTCAACGAGGTGTCGAACGCCAACACCGCTTTGCAGCTGTCCACGTGATCACCGGCATTGTCGACAAGATAGGTAGTATATATCGGATCAAATCTCTTCACCGTGTCCAATTTATATGACCCGAACTCCAGGTACATCGGATCATCGGTCATCTGCAGGGGATAGGTGATCGCCACATCGATGTTGTTGGTCGCCAGCACCGGGTTACCCGATTCAGATTCGATCGTGAAACTGCCCGGGATGTAGTTCGCTGGCTCGCGTCGCGGCACTGCCGGCATCGAATTATACCCGCTTTCGAACACGATCGTGTACCAGGTTGAATCTGTTTCTTTCACCCGGTTCCAGTCGAACGCCGATACCGCGTAATAGTACGTGAAACCGTTGCGCACGTCCGTATCCGTGTACGAATGGACAAGACCTGTATTGGACGCGACCAGGGTTTCACTGCCGATCACTTCGCTGAACGTGATGTCATCGTACAGGTCAAAGGTCGCCAGCTTATCCCAGGATCCGGCCTGTGTAGTCTTGCTCTTATAGATCCCAAACCCCTGAAAATCATACTGTAGATAAAACGGATCTTGGATCGGTGAACTGGGCGGTACGTTGTGAACAAATTCATAGTATTTATCAGGGGTTTTTTCCGAGAGGTCATCCCAGATGAGAACCACTTCATGATCACCGGGAACGCATGACAGGTGTGGCGCTGGGGGAGGACCAGGAACGATCCAGTTCCGGTCAAAACAGTACTGAACAGGATAGTCTATTTTGACGATCGCGGTATCCGGGATCTCTATAACACCATCATACCACTCTGCGAACATTATGGCATAGACTATGGTTATCAGCGAATCCGGAAGAATATCAACCGGACCGCACGCCATGAGAAATCGCTGGTCATCAGGCGCCGGAGGGATCGTGTCGAAAGGACAGTATTCGCCGGTCTTGAAATTATACCCGGCCATGGTTATGTATCTTTCATTATCCTTGTTCGGTTCAAGGTTCAGGGTGAAGCGCTTGAGCGCGGTCATGCCCAGCTGGGGATTTTCCGAGGCATCGCGCCAGTCCGGAACCCCGTCATAGTCAGTATCCCATTTGTAATCAGGCAGGTTTGAACAGTACCACGTGCTGTCAGTTTCGTGTTCGTCCGGGATACTGTCTTCATCCTTATCCATGCCCGGAACCAGGTCCCAGGGACTTTGAAGGAAGTCGCAGCCTATCGTGCCGGGGAATCCGGCCCAGCCCGCTTCTGCGACTTCCTGCCATTGAAAGCCGACATCATCCACCCACAGTGATTCACTGTCAACAACATACCACCTGCCAATGATACGCCACAATCGGTCATTGGCCGCGGTCCCGGATTCGTAGCCGATATCATTGTCCATGCAGAGACCGAAATAGCATTTGTAAAGAGTATCTCCGCTCACGTTTTTTATATCATACTTCACAAAGACAACGTCATGAAGAT is a window of bacterium DNA encoding:
- a CDS encoding T9SS type A sorting domain-containing protein, whose product is MKKYVIIGISTIIAFLMLASTRFPTSPGRPFQIKVHNINQVELSISNFGKFGQTQGGGSGLWWPKGSGHNYIFGAGFWYGTVDSASGDTLVTVGYSPHGGECELGPGLEGMPTNDTNAIIFMYPSPWPPPQGVFSMAPQTALSHQDSWCCFNDCDSTWHVPGDTRPIGIEVYQTVYVWNLPAIEDIAFMTYEFKNVSGHNLHDCYFGVVTDCDIGNESGSAANDRISGIIEKHYFIDGLWYIADNLGYQWQEEPESGWSEFPGVIGFDLLQTPFDLVPGQDKDSDGILDQYEQDSAYYVVNLPPYMWDVDLDNTPDWRDPSENPQQGMTAYKRFTLSFEPNTDPQRYLTLAGYNYQNGAYEPYDTMPFAPDDQRFLMSSGPFDLETDESVTMVFAIVLANWHDIYGTPDTALVLADYWAQHVYDHSWRIFDIEERTASNSMNNGFRIFPNPTNTSSTVRFTLAQPGLATLKLYNTAGQLVRMIDAGQRQAGVHDIRLDLNDLSAGTYFIALQTPSTKQVQPIIVLK
- a CDS encoding T9SS type A sorting domain-containing protein, whose translation is MSLHYHAIYMILISNLLLAYTPVTNNNNGRDWEILLYDLNNIELYVSNFGKMGPGWWPPGSGHNYIFGAGLWFGALDRSNTDTSVTIGYGPHGGETEFKPGLKDQDELLPYVRIYIQPEPWPAPLEYFPMAPQNGISDRDAWCCYNDCDPAYHMPGDTKPIGIEIYQTIYGWTLPYLHDVVFVKYDIKNVSGDTLYKCYFGLCMDNDIGYESGTAANDRLWRIIGRWYVVDSESLWVDDVGFQWQEVAEAGWAGFPGTIGCDFLQSPWDLVPGMDKDEDSIPDEHETDSTWYCSNLPDYKWDTDYDGVPDWRDASENPQLGMTALKRFTLNLEPNKDNERYITMAGYNFKTGEYCPFDTIPPAPDDQRFLMACGPVDILPDSLITIVYAIMFAEWYDGVIEIPDTAIVKIDYPVQYCFDRNWIVPGPPPAPHLSCVPGDHEVVLIWDDLSEKTPDKYYEFVHNVPPSSPIQDPFYLQYDFQGFGIYKSKTTQAGSWDKLATFDLYDDITFSEVIGSETLVASNTGLVHSYTDTDVRNGFTYYYAVSAFDWNRVKETDSTWYTIVFESGYNSMPAVPRREPANYIPGSFTIESESGNPVLATNNIDVAITYPLQMTDDPMYLEFGSYKLDTVKRFDPIYTTYLVDNAGDHVDSCKAVLAFDTSLTITVAPYEFKEFQGLSVSPIFKRYDIPSNVSIFDTVIMTGTYPESLVAPRAIATNWAYRGNDFEVTWIKAHGSDSVNSVVVVDLMTGDTIPFKAGITDTLADGWCFQSSWAATNNLDTLVYDPPGGLPTGTRYIYICSGIVLLKGGPDLKIGDPRPDDGDLWTVSADPAYLPAPINGRVKITSTPAKVQLDSVLTLNVKVVPNPYIITNEWQQSFRLRFINLPSTCTVRIFNLNGELVKTLTHINNTTSSSGSELSNFNGGDEWWDLLSENRQLVASGIYVFHVQSDVGEQVGKFVVIR